Proteins from a single region of Candidatus Desulfatibia profunda:
- a CDS encoding (2Fe-2S)-binding protein gives MTPHVTITIDGANIRAAKGSSVLDAALGYGICIPHLCHLQYVSDIGACRLCIVEHADNGRSKITTSCTLLVKEGMVIWSHTEKIRKLRRNIAELLVAEAPNSRAIQDIAVRCGVKEVRYPFRNNDCVLCGRCVRACTGHYGVKAIGFVGRGKDRRVDSPFGVRSELCRQCGTCLDVCPMTIVPCSGPMKRGQERLCGQCEAKMPFAEKTPGFCVACDLGEGFQCVRSS, from the coding sequence ATGACTCCACATGTGACGATAACTATTGATGGTGCCAACATTCGAGCGGCCAAAGGATCAAGCGTGCTTGATGCGGCTCTTGGATACGGCATCTGCATCCCTCATCTGTGTCATCTCCAATATGTTTCAGATATTGGTGCATGTCGCCTTTGCATCGTAGAGCATGCTGACAATGGCAGGTCTAAAATTACGACGTCCTGCACCCTGCTCGTGAAAGAAGGTATGGTAATCTGGAGCCATACCGAAAAAATCAGGAAACTGCGACGCAATATTGCAGAGCTGCTCGTTGCCGAAGCGCCTAACTCCCGTGCGATTCAGGACATTGCCGTGCGTTGTGGCGTGAAGGAAGTTCGCTATCCGTTCAGAAACAATGACTGTGTTTTATGCGGCCGTTGTGTTCGCGCATGCACGGGACACTATGGGGTAAAGGCAATTGGCTTTGTCGGGCGCGGCAAGGATCGCCGCGTGGATTCTCCTTTTGGCGTGCGTTCCGAACTCTGCAGGCAATGCGGTACATGTCTCGATGTCTGCCCCATGACCATCGTTCCTTGTAGCGGACCGATGAAGCGCGGGCAAGAACGTCTGTGCGGGCAATGCGAAGCAAAAATGCCATTCGCAGAAAAAACACCGGGTTTCTGTGTAGCGTGTGATTTGGGCGAAGGTTTTCAATGCGTGCGCAGTTCTTAG